A single region of the Salvia splendens isolate huo1 chromosome 18, SspV2, whole genome shotgun sequence genome encodes:
- the LOC121776819 gene encoding uncharacterized protein LOC121776819, with protein sequence MAENNNNAPPVEKFGDTVRSGVDHSGNFAYATDNISIPPHYISLVNGGTLFHGREDEEPISHLNAFYELTMNHRPANVPHDNIKRALFPFSLRDKAREWYDSLPGYNVATFEDLKSKFLLEYNSPMKIERLRDAITSFRQQDDESFAEAWKRFTEMLRKCPSHGLASGRDLVKFYQGLNNESMGLINASTGGDLDNKTHEEVRTLFQKLADNQRNWYNPRRGVEKKGNTFGASVESERMTAVEAQLANISTQMTSVVKAVSSMQLNPQPQIVAMVRCGLCQGRHHTDQCQMIQSQETVEDVNYIGNNRQGFSQEDQFNNNHQNWKPQQQGNWNQAGSSNNGGNQWRNNSQPSGFDKKLSLEDQMGQIFAFMSKSQKENDFFKEKTIEKFGQLGASMRNLETQIGQLATASHTRTPGTIPSDTVPNPKRN encoded by the coding sequence ATGGCCGAAAATAATAACAATGCTCCTCCTGTGGAAAAGTTCGGCGATACTGTCAGATCGGGAGTTGATCACTCGGGAAATTTCGCCTATGCTACGGATAACATAAGCATCCCACCTCACTACATCAGCTTGGTGAATGGTGGCACCTTGTTCCATGGCCGTGAAGACGAAGAGCCCATAAGCCACCTCAATGCATTCTACGAGTTGACCATGAACCACAGACCTGCGAATGTGCCACATGATAATATCAAGAGagctctctttcctttttcgttgAGAGACAAAGCACGAGAGTGGTACGACTCACTTCCAGGGTACAATGTGGCGACCTTTGAAGATCTGAAATCCAAGTTTCTCCTGGAATATAATTCACCAATGAAGATCGAGAGATTGAGGGATGCCATCACATCTTTTCGGCAGCAAGATGATGAATCTTTTGCTGAAGCATGGAAAAGGTTTACTGAGATGTTGAGAAAGTGTCCCAGCCATGGTCTCGCTTCTGGCCGCGATCTTGTCAAATTTTACCAAGGCTTAAACAATGAAAGCATGGGACTTATAAATGCGAGTACTGGTGGAGATCTTGATAATAAGACACATGAGGAAGTGAGGACCTTGTTTCAAAAACTAGCAGATAATCAAAGAAACTGGTACAATCCAAGGAGAGGGGTTGAGAAGAAGGGAAATACCTTTGGAGCTTCAGTAGAATCTGAAAGAATGACAGCGGTTGAGGCACAACTAGCTAATATTAGCACCCAAATGACATCGGTGGTTAAAGCAGTATCTTCCATGCAGCTAAACCCACAACCTCAAATTGTTGCAATGGTTAGATGTGGACTGTGTCAAGGTAGGCATCATACAGATCAATGTCAAATGATCCAATCTCAAGAAACAGTTGAAGATGTGAATTACATAGGCAATAACCGCCAAGGTTTTAGCCAAGAGGATCAATTCAATAACAATCATCAGAACTGGAAGCCTCAACAACAAGGGAATTGGAACCAAGCTGGGTCAAGTAACAATGGTGGGAACCAATGGCGAAACAACTCCCAACCCTCTGGTTTTGATAAGAAACTTTCACTAGAAGATCAGATGGGACAGATATTCGCTTTCATGTCAAAGAGTCAAAAAGAGAATGATTTCTTCAAAGAGAAAACAATTGAGAAGTTTGGACAGCTCGGGGCCTCTATGAGGAATTTGGAAACACAAATAGGGCAGCTTGCTACAGCTTCTCATACAAGAACTCCCGGCACCATTCCAAGTGATACAGTGCCCAACCCCAAGAGAAATTAA